The following proteins come from a genomic window of Leptospira neocaledonica:
- the guaA gene encoding glutamine-hydrolyzing GMP synthase, with protein MKHQNVIGIVDFGGQYAHLIASRIRRLGAYSEILGNDEPIETYSKLSGIILSGGPESVYEPDSPSLPVEVLKLGIPVLGICYGHQLMMKLLGGEVKKAGIAEYGRAALDFIDTSKTQLLQGFAGGEVVWMSHGDEVTRLPSGFTRTASSQDCEYAVVENPTQKWFGIQLHPEVTHTEKGSVLLENFVKISGAEGTWDLKQFLDLKEAELHSIIPPDKKIFLLVSGGVDSTVSYLLLSRALGKDRVKGVLIDTGFMRKDEVASLQEKLSPQGIQLHVHDSSELFYSALKGKKDPEEKRKIVGNLFLQAQADCAKSLGLNADEWLLGQGTIYPDTIESGGTKHSHTIKTHHNRVEAIQKLMEEGKVVEPIKDLYKDEVRELGNYLGLPKEWTGRHPFPGPGLVVRMIAQEKPIEESVQKKLDELVRTETSLEAKLLPVASVGVKGDQRSYAHCAAISGEKNWDELDKISTAITNQISSVNRVVLFLGKSTDFKKANFKFQEIDLDKKDSDILREADAAVEKVLQKRKIYDQIWQMPVVLLPLGSESGKRSIVLRPVDSQEAMTASFFRLEKDVLDELVSEVLKVPGIEYLFFDLTNKPPGTIEWE; from the coding sequence ATGAAGCACCAAAATGTAATTGGGATCGTGGATTTTGGAGGGCAGTACGCCCATTTGATCGCATCCAGAATTCGTCGTTTGGGGGCATATTCCGAAATTTTAGGCAATGACGAGCCTATCGAAACGTATTCCAAACTTTCAGGCATCATTCTTTCCGGAGGACCGGAAAGTGTATATGAACCGGATTCCCCTTCTTTACCTGTCGAAGTTCTAAAACTAGGAATTCCTGTTTTAGGGATCTGCTATGGCCACCAACTTATGATGAAACTTTTAGGTGGAGAAGTGAAAAAAGCGGGCATTGCTGAATACGGAAGAGCCGCTTTAGATTTTATTGATACATCCAAAACCCAATTACTACAAGGTTTTGCCGGTGGGGAAGTTGTATGGATGAGCCATGGAGACGAGGTGACTCGTTTGCCATCCGGTTTTACTCGCACTGCATCCAGCCAAGACTGCGAATACGCAGTGGTTGAAAATCCGACCCAAAAATGGTTCGGGATACAACTCCACCCGGAAGTGACTCATACGGAAAAAGGATCCGTTCTTTTAGAGAACTTTGTAAAAATTTCAGGGGCAGAAGGCACCTGGGATCTAAAACAATTTTTAGACCTAAAAGAGGCAGAATTACATTCTATCATTCCGCCTGACAAAAAAATCTTCTTACTCGTTTCCGGAGGAGTCGATTCCACTGTTTCCTACCTTCTTCTTTCCAGAGCTTTAGGAAAAGACAGAGTGAAGGGAGTCCTGATCGATACTGGATTTATGAGAAAGGACGAAGTAGCAAGTCTACAGGAAAAACTTTCTCCGCAAGGTATTCAGTTACATGTTCACGATTCTTCCGAACTTTTCTATTCCGCTCTAAAAGGTAAAAAAGATCCGGAAGAAAAGCGTAAAATTGTAGGAAATCTATTCTTACAAGCCCAAGCAGATTGTGCGAAAAGTTTAGGACTGAATGCAGACGAATGGTTACTCGGACAAGGAACCATTTATCCGGACACAATAGAAAGTGGCGGAACAAAACATTCTCATACAATCAAGACCCACCATAATCGGGTAGAAGCCATCCAAAAATTAATGGAAGAAGGCAAGGTAGTCGAGCCTATCAAGGACTTATATAAAGATGAGGTCAGGGAACTCGGGAATTACCTAGGACTTCCTAAAGAATGGACCGGAAGACATCCTTTTCCTGGACCGGGACTCGTGGTCCGAATGATAGCCCAAGAAAAACCGATCGAAGAATCCGTCCAAAAAAAGCTAGATGAACTGGTACGAACGGAAACTTCTCTAGAAGCAAAACTTCTTCCTGTGGCTTCTGTGGGTGTAAAAGGAGACCAAAGATCTTACGCGCATTGTGCTGCGATCTCGGGTGAAAAAAACTGGGACGAATTGGATAAAATTTCCACTGCTATCACAAACCAAATTTCTTCCGTAAATCGAGTTGTTTTATTTTTAGGAAAGTCTACGGACTTCAAAAAAGCAAATTTCAAATTCCAAGAAATCGATTTGGACAAAAAAGATTCGGATATTTTGAGAGAAGCAGATGCAGCGGTAGAGAAGGTCCTACAAAAAAGGAAAATCTACGACCAGATCTGGCAAATGCCTGTGGTACTTCTTCCTTTGGGCTCCGAATCTGGAAAAAGAAGTATTGTTCTTAGACCTGTGGATTCTCAGGAAGCAATGACCGCTAGTTTCTTCCGACTGGAAAAAGATGTTTTAGACGAGTTGGTCTCAGAAGTTTTAAAAGTTCCGGGGATAGAGTATCTGTTTTTCGATCTGACAAATAAACCTCCCGGCACGATAGAGTGGGAATAA